Proteins encoded together in one Streptomyces sp. TLI_171 window:
- a CDS encoding HAD family hydrolase, producing MTSSPRPRLIATDLDGTLLCSGGTVSVRTAAALAAAEEAGVQVVFVTGRPPRWMRHLGPHIGGHGVAICSNGGAVVDVRRGELLETSPLDPADTLTVVDRLRTELPGTTFAFEFPAGFAREPDYTVVMWESDKEHPIGPAEDLLAGGHVDGLFKILAKHPDLDPDVFLDRARAALGPLAETTRSSPIPLVEISAPGVTKASSLARWCAQQGIDAAEVVAFGDMPNDLEMLAWAGQSYAVANAHPLVLASVARHTVSNEQDGVAAVIETLI from the coding sequence GTGACCTCCTCGCCGCGCCCCCGCCTGATCGCCACCGACCTCGACGGCACCCTGCTGTGCTCCGGCGGGACGGTCTCCGTCCGGACGGCCGCCGCGCTGGCCGCCGCCGAGGAGGCCGGGGTGCAGGTGGTGTTCGTCACCGGGCGGCCGCCGCGCTGGATGCGCCACCTCGGCCCGCACATCGGCGGCCACGGCGTGGCGATCTGCTCCAACGGCGGTGCGGTGGTCGACGTGCGGCGCGGCGAGCTGCTGGAGACCTCCCCGCTCGACCCGGCCGACACGCTCACCGTGGTCGACCGGTTGCGCACCGAACTGCCCGGCACCACCTTCGCGTTCGAGTTCCCGGCGGGCTTCGCCCGGGAGCCCGACTACACCGTGGTGATGTGGGAGTCCGACAAGGAGCACCCGATCGGCCCGGCCGAGGACCTGCTCGCCGGCGGCCACGTCGACGGCCTGTTCAAGATCCTCGCCAAGCACCCCGACCTCGACCCGGACGTCTTCCTGGACCGGGCCCGCGCGGCGCTCGGCCCGCTCGCCGAGACCACCCGCTCCAGCCCGATCCCGCTGGTGGAGATCAGCGCCCCCGGCGTCACCAAGGCCAGCAGCCTGGCCCGCTGGTGCGCCCAGCAGGGCATCGACGCCGCCGAGGTGGTCGCCTTCGGCGACATGCCCAACGACCTGGAGATGCTCGCCTGGGCGGGCCAGTCCTACGCGGTGGCCAACGCCCACCCGCTGGTGCTCGCCTCGGTCGCCCGGCACACCGTCAGCAACGAGCAGGACGGCGTCGCGGCGGTCATCGAGACGCTGATCTGA